A single genomic interval of Mustela nigripes isolate SB6536 chromosome 7, MUSNIG.SB6536, whole genome shotgun sequence harbors:
- the CIMIP1 gene encoding uncharacterized protein C20orf85 homolog, translating to MAQKPLSTAAAERMNLVAQDEIWKYRLKSETEARQNWAQNWGFLTTPLKELLEGEEEPPAPKPKIELPERFRIRPVTPVEKYIKVLPSPPVPKTTQGFIGWRSGVPGLNKCLEHDYEIRSCKGAYARELGWPKQGIH from the exons ATGGCGCAGAAACCTCTCAGCACCGCTGCGGCCGAGCGCATGAACCTCGTGGCCCAGGACGAGATCTG GAAATACCGCCTGAAGTCTGAAACGGAAGCACGACAAAACTGGGCCCAGAACTGGGGATTTTTAACAACCCCTCTCAAGGAG CTGCTCGAGGGTGAAGAAGAACCCCCCGCCCCAAAGCCCAAAATCGAGCTTCCGGAGCGGTTCCGCATCCGGCCCGTGACCCCGGTGGAGAAATACATCAAG GTCCTTCCGTCCCCCCCAGTCCCGAAGACGACCCAGGGCTTCATCGGCTGGAGATCCGGGGTGCCGGGCCTGAACAAGTGTCTAGAGCATGATTATGAGATCAGAAGCTGCAAGGGGGCGTATGCCAGAGAGCTAGGCTGGCCGAAACAAGGCATCCACTGA